One genomic region from Sulfurimonas sp. encodes:
- a CDS encoding HAD family hydrolase, with the protein MKIVIFDMDGTLIDSKKDITISVNYIRALHYNLAPLSEEFVVKAINMRERNLPKLFYETELYHEKDRDVFEVHYGIQCTQNPYLYDGILEMLKNLVNSGVKISLATNAPTPFALRMLKHLGVEEMFDVIIGADKVKISKPDPQMINEILNHYNFDKNTDEAWMIGDSSKDTDGALNAGISSMFVTWGFSKESEHDVVISKPKEILDIVL; encoded by the coding sequence ATGAAAATTGTTATCTTTGATATGGATGGAACTCTTATAGACTCAAAAAAAGATATAACAATATCTGTAAACTATATAAGAGCTTTGCATTATAATCTTGCTCCACTTAGTGAAGAGTTTGTTGTAAAAGCTATAAATATGCGTGAAAGAAACTTGCCAAAACTTTTTTATGAAACAGAGCTTTATCATGAAAAAGATAGAGATGTTTTTGAAGTTCACTATGGGATTCAATGCACTCAAAATCCATATCTTTATGATGGAATTTTAGAGATGCTAAAAAACCTTGTAAACTCAGGAGTAAAAATATCTTTAGCTACAAATGCTCCAACCCCTTTTGCTTTAAGAATGTTAAAGCATTTAGGAGTAGAAGAAATGTTTGATGTTATTATAGGTGCTGATAAAGTAAAGATTTCAAAGCCTGACCCACAGATGATAAATGAAATCTTAAATCACTATAATTTTGATAAAAACACAGATGAAGCATGGATGATTGGTGATAGTTCCAAAGATACTGATGGTGCCTTAAATGCTGGAATAAGCTCTATGTTTGTAACTTGGGGTTTTTCTAAAGAATCAGAACATGATGTCGTGATAAGTAAGCCAAAAGAAATCTTAGATATTGTTTTATAA
- a CDS encoding macro domain-containing protein yields MIIYTRTNIFESNAQVLVNTVNTVGVMGKGLAKEFKRIYPDMFDSYQKYCENGIFTIGKLQIYKTSNKWVMNFPTKENWRNASTVEYVELGLQKFVEQYQIQGIKSVSFPMLGCGNGGLDWENVVKPLMYKYLKNLPIDIFIHTAEIDKFTPEHKNQKMIDSWLKNEPSYLSSIEFITNLKQLSSQLINSYSNKKLKLTIEITQEQMGEEDVFCITSKQTKIYITYSVLSNIWQTLKNGGVLQKDMLSQELAQSSDMVMLFLSQLEYITLTQLDNEDVAVRILAFKQPKIINKEEEFFVA; encoded by the coding sequence ATGATAATATATACAAGAACAAATATATTTGAATCCAATGCACAAGTATTAGTAAATACTGTAAATACTGTTGGTGTTATGGGTAAGGGCTTGGCTAAAGAGTTTAAGAGAATTTATCCCGATATGTTTGATAGTTATCAAAAATATTGCGAAAATGGTATATTTACTATAGGTAAATTACAGATTTATAAAACATCAAATAAGTGGGTAATGAATTTTCCTACAAAAGAAAATTGGAGAAATGCTTCAACAGTTGAATATGTAGAATTAGGGCTTCAGAAGTTTGTAGAACAATATCAAATACAAGGTATAAAATCAGTATCATTTCCTATGCTTGGCTGTGGAAATGGTGGTTTAGACTGGGAAAATGTTGTGAAACCACTAATGTATAAATATCTTAAAAATTTACCGATAGATATATTTATACATACAGCTGAGATTGATAAATTTACTCCAGAACATAAAAATCAAAAAATGATAGATAGTTGGTTGAAAAATGAGCCATCTTATTTATCTAGCATTGAATTTATAACAAATTTAAAGCAACTGTCTTCTCAACTGATTAATTCATATTCAAATAAAAAATTAAAGTTAACTATAGAAATAACACAAGAGCAGATGGGTGAAGAAGATGTATTTTGTATAACATCTAAGCAGACTAAAATTTATATAACTTATAGTGTGTTGAGTAATATTTGGCAAACTCTTAAAAATGGTGGTGTACTGCAAAAAGATATGTTATCTCAAGAACTAGCTCAATCATCAGATATGGTAATGTTATTTTTATCTCAACTTGAATATATCACATTAACTCAACTTGATAATGAAGATGTAGCTGTGAGAATATTAGCATTTAAGCAACCAAAAATAATAAATAAAGAAGAAGAGTTCTTTGTAGCATGA
- a CDS encoding DarT ssDNA thymidine ADP-ribosyltransferase family protein, giving the protein MTKEEFLKDFQTRQELKYKGGYQKWWTQFVFHYNDIHNIVSILNSGKLYSRNKTKSLNILKTDIANDDVIKHTDSKVDKYARFYFGARTPTLYWNEGLIPKDKIRDNAHCPVPIFLLFDFIKILSMDNIWFSNGNMSATNPEVYNDINNLEKLEWKYIYHREPLEQSGYSRHINYCRNAEVLVKDELSIYDSLKWICVRSKADKDTLLNLVDETTKEIIKDKIKIFTSDGLFHNKRLFINEVILKEQQININFTNFNNQEFMLNGIAKSLATGKELDKSQVFNINSNIYFKLDELDVSMGIHFILSIDENKVYDNVLFNINEVLV; this is encoded by the coding sequence ATGACAAAAGAAGAGTTTTTAAAAGATTTTCAAACTAGACAAGAATTGAAATATAAAGGTGGTTATCAAAAGTGGTGGACGCAGTTTGTATTTCATTATAATGATATTCATAATATTGTATCAATTTTAAATAGTGGTAAACTTTATAGTCGAAATAAAACTAAAAGTTTAAATATTTTAAAAACTGATATTGCAAATGATGATGTTATAAAGCATACCGATTCTAAAGTAGATAAGTATGCAAGATTCTATTTTGGGGCAAGGACACCTACTTTATATTGGAATGAGGGCTTAATTCCTAAAGATAAAATTAGAGATAATGCACATTGTCCAGTTCCTATCTTTTTACTATTTGATTTTATTAAAATATTATCTATGGATAATATCTGGTTTAGTAATGGAAATATGAGTGCAACTAATCCTGAAGTATATAATGATATAAATAATTTAGAAAAATTAGAATGGAAATATATATATCATAGAGAACCACTTGAACAGTCTGGATATTCACGACACATAAATTATTGTAGAAATGCAGAAGTTTTAGTTAAAGATGAATTAAGTATTTATGACTCACTAAAATGGATTTGCGTTAGGTCAAAAGCAGATAAAGATACTTTACTTAATTTAGTAGATGAAACTACAAAAGAAATAATAAAAGATAAGATTAAAATATTTACTTCTGATGGATTGTTTCATAATAAAAGATTGTTTATTAATGAAGTGATATTAAAAGAACAACAAATCAATATTAATTTTACAAATTTTAATAATCAAGAGTTTATGTTAAATGGTATAGCAAAAAGTTTGGCAACAGGTAAAGAACTAGATAAATCACAAGTATTTAATATAAACTCAAATATATACTTTAAATTGGATGAATTAGATGTTTCTATGGGTATTCATTTTATCTTAAGTATTGATGAAAATAAAGTATATGATAATGTTTTATTTAATATTAATGAAGTTTTAGTTTGA
- the hemH gene encoding ferrochelatase codes for MKEAVILLNMGGPNNLDEVEMFLKNMFSDKNILTMKSDLLRKFVGGMITFTRCEKSQDIYKQIGGKSPIVGHTKNLVNKLQVRLGKDVIVDFVMRYTPPFASEVIEKINKEDIEKIYLIPLYPQYSTTTTKSSLEDFEEHYHDSGADAILVEIKHFFENENYNKAIIQRIQEQMQETKYEDFDIIFSAHGLPQKIVDAGDSYQRYIEKHVEILKQKLQDEEMDFHKVHLAYQSKLGPMEWLKPSLEDKLKTVRNRGVVVFPLAFTIDNSETDYELKIEYREIAEALGFKEYRVCRCPNDSELFVDALEQIYKKMS; via the coding sequence TTGAAAGAAGCAGTAATACTACTAAATATGGGTGGACCAAATAATCTTGATGAAGTTGAGATGTTTTTAAAAAACATGTTTTCCGATAAAAACATATTAACAATGAAAAGTGACCTTTTAAGAAAGTTTGTAGGTGGTATGATTACTTTTACAAGATGTGAAAAATCACAAGATATATATAAACAAATAGGTGGAAAATCACCTATAGTCGGACATACTAAAAACTTAGTTAATAAATTGCAGGTAAGACTTGGTAAGGATGTTATTGTTGATTTTGTTATGAGATATACTCCGCCATTTGCGAGTGAAGTAATAGAAAAAATCAACAAAGAAGATATAGAAAAAATATACTTGATTCCTCTTTATCCACAATACTCGACAACAACAACAAAGTCATCATTAGAAGATTTTGAAGAACACTATCATGACAGTGGTGCAGATGCTATTTTGGTAGAGATAAAACACTTCTTTGAAAATGAAAACTATAACAAAGCAATTATTCAAAGAATTCAAGAGCAGATGCAAGAAACAAAGTATGAAGATTTTGACATTATATTCTCGGCTCATGGGCTTCCTCAAAAGATTGTAGATGCTGGAGATTCTTATCAGCGTTATATCGAAAAACATGTAGAAATTTTAAAGCAAAAACTTCAAGATGAGGAGATGGACTTTCACAAAGTTCACTTGGCTTATCAGTCGAAGCTAGGGCCTATGGAATGGTTAAAACCATCTCTAGAAGATAAACTAAAAACAGTTAGAAATAGGGGCGTTGTTGTGTTTCCTCTAGCCTTTACTATAGATAATTCTGAGACAGATTATGAACTGAAAATTGAGTATAGAGAGATAGCAGAAGCACTTGGTTTTAAAGAGTATAGAGTCTGTAGATGCCCAAATGATAGTGAACTTTTTGTAGATGCACTAGAACAAATATATAAAAAAATGAGCTAG
- a CDS encoding DUF2461 domain-containing protein — protein sequence MDFKGFSKKTLPFLESIRKNNNKEWFEAHRSEYEEFILNPSRAFVEEFGEHLQALEPTINFSPKINKSLFRIYRDSRRMGAIKVPLKHRIGMIFWQGNGSRMQSSHFYLHFSPDELFVAVGVRWFEKPMLDAYREYIKDDKRRERLAQLLQSLDAKGYKCIEKGYKRYPRGFNAQMPDANLSLYKGMATYKILDPKLIIDGKKFINTLYSIYEDMLELQQVVYEISLRVKKENN from the coding sequence ATGGACTTTAAAGGTTTTAGTAAAAAAACTCTTCCCTTTTTAGAGTCTATCCGTAAAAACAACAACAAAGAGTGGTTTGAAGCTCATAGAAGTGAGTATGAAGAGTTCATCTTAAATCCTTCAAGAGCTTTTGTAGAGGAGTTTGGTGAACATCTACAAGCCCTAGAACCAACTATAAACTTTTCACCTAAAATAAACAAATCTCTCTTTCGCATCTATCGAGATAGTAGAAGAATGGGTGCTATAAAAGTGCCTTTAAAACATCGCATTGGCATGATTTTTTGGCAAGGAAACGGAAGCAGAATGCAGAGTTCACATTTTTACCTTCACTTTTCCCCTGATGAACTTTTTGTAGCAGTTGGTGTTAGATGGTTTGAAAAGCCTATGCTAGATGCTTACCGAGAGTATATAAAAGATGACAAAAGAAGAGAGCGTCTAGCACAGTTACTTCAAAGCCTTGATGCTAAAGGTTACAAGTGCATAGAAAAGGGCTATAAAAGATACCCAAGAGGTTTTAATGCACAGATGCCAGATGCTAATCTTAGTCTGTACAAAGGTATGGCAACATATAAAATACTAGACCCAAAACTCATAATAGATGGAAAAAAGTTTATAAATACACTTTATAGCATCTATGAAGATATGTTAGAGTTACAGCAAGTTGTTTATGAGATAAGCTTGAGAGTGAAAAAGGAAAATAATTAA